A DNA window from Schistocerca gregaria isolate iqSchGreg1 chromosome 2, iqSchGreg1.2, whole genome shotgun sequence contains the following coding sequences:
- the LOC126335923 gene encoding probable serine/threonine-protein kinase DDB_G0267686, translating to MSLNQQRDVQQPSAVCAEAEAMGSNSETVVASGSNINNPAGSENIHTTADKSFVDTLVVIMQQLSLLAEGQAEVKRDLSVIQSEVKRVLSAIQNELQNQLPENQTELQNQLRATFTELDQRLNTQTQEIKEQAGRTEQNLIAQIEQVRQQCQENNSKLKANDIRAAKFSFGNDKETVKVALQSISESSEENVFNKGLKEVREQLGEEFSLWKENIDRSLNLSQEDLETVRSMTFRPRQDPITVEKKMTKQRQFQIFNPDKKNVHPVVFIRSFRGLFPRQNGKSLVLILKSRLPTSIRNQLLYINDKDIDSFMTTFDHIDITEEDNKRAREMSYQRRLIEANPSCNSNGNDSNGSSNNNHNQLHSLRRLRNGQNANNNYYHNRNFSNGAARGYFRNNRNFNRYNPMHGNTGQFYQHQQNNNNNYRIQARQYRLNSPQQPIITEVAEETNTNRTNNQSN from the exons ATGTCACTGAATCAGCAACGAGACGTgcaacagccttcagctgtttgcGCAGAAGCAGAGGCCATGGGTAGcaattctgagactgttgtggctagcggtagcaatataaacaatcccgctggttcagaaaacattcatacaacagctgatAAGAGTTTTGTTGACACATTAgttgttattatgcaacagttgtctctattagccgaaggccaagcggaagtaaaacgagacttatccgtTATACAATCTGAAGTAAAACGAGTCTTATCAGCCAtacaaaatgaactccaaaatcaattacctgaaaatcaaacagaattacaaaatcaattgAGAGCAACCTTTACAGAATtagatcagagattaaatacccagacacaggaaataaaagaacaggcaggaaggaccgaacagaatcttattgctcaaattgagcaggtccgccaacaatgccaagaaaacaatagtaaattaaaagc aaatgatattAGAGCGGCAAAATTTTCGTTCGGAAACGAtaaagaaactgtgaaagtagctttacAGTCAATTTCAGAGAGTTCCGAGGAAAATGTTTTCAACAAAGGGTTAAAGGAAGTTCGTGAACAACTTGGCGAAGAATTCTCGCTTTGGAAAGAAAATATAGATAGATCACTAAATCTCTCGCAGGAGGATTTAGAAACAGTGAGAAGCATGACATTCCGTCCACGTCAAGATCCGAT TACCGTTGAGAAGAAGATGACTAAACAGAGACAGTTTCAAATCTTTAACCCTGACAAAAagaatgttcatcctgtagtctttattcgaagtttcagaggtctATTTCCACGACAGAATGGCAAAAGCttagtttt gatactcaagtccagactacccaccagtataaggaatcagctgttatatataaatgataaggatatagactcatttatgactacatttgatcatattgatataactgaggaggacaataaaagggcaagagaaatgtcatatcaaagaagactaatagaagcgaatccgagctgcaactcgaatgggaatgacagtaatggtagcagtaacaataatcataaccaactacactctctgaggagacttagaaatggacaaaatgcaaacaataattattaccataatagaaactttagtaatggtgcagcgaggggctattttaggaacaataggaattttaatcgatataatccaatgcatggcaacacaggacagttctaccaacaccagcagaacaacaacaataattataggATTCAAGCAAGACAATACAGACTgaattcaccacaacaaccgataatcactgaagtagctgaagagacaaataccaatcggaccaacaatcagtcaaactaa